The DNA region TCGTGCAGTCCGAGGACGCCATCGGGATGGCGTGGGAGATCGCCGCAGCCCGGACGGCGGACGACCCCCGGGCGTACGCCGAGCAGCGCGCCGAGCAGCACCGCGAGCGGGCGCAGCACTGGGCCGAGCTGGGTGCGGTGCAGGGCACCGGCCTCGACCCACGACGCAGCAGCTACGCACTGCCGGCCGCGCTCACGGCCACGGCATCCGATCCGGCAGCCGTCACCACGGCCCTGGCCGACCTCGAGGTCCAGCTCGCGCAGAGCTACGCATCGCTCGTCGCCGCGGCGGACCCGGACGGGCGCTCGGCCCTGGTCGACGCGCTGCGCGACGCATCCCGGGCCTCGACCCGGTTGACCGGGGTGATCCCGGCCTTCCCCGGGCTGCCCGAGCACGCGGCCTGACCAGCCGCCCGCCGCCCCTGCCGGGCGCCGGGCGGCTCCGTCAGGCCTCGAGCAGCTCGGCGACGATGCCGCCGATCCGGGCGGCCGCATCGGCGACCGGCACCTGCTCGGCGGCCGGCCGCTCCCCCGCGGGCAGCCCGGCGTCCGCAGGCCGGCGCAGCCGCACCTCGACCACACCCTCGGCCAGCCCGCGCCCGACGACGACGATCACCGGGACGCCCAGCAGCTCGGCATCGGCGAACTTCACGCCGGGCGAGACCTTGAAGCGGTCGTCGTAGAGCACCTCGACGCGCTGGCCGTGCAGGTCGGCCGCGAGCTCCTCGCAGGCCGCGAAGACCGCGGCGTCCTTCCCGGTCGCCACGATGTGCACCTGGGCGGGCGCCACCCCGATCGGCCAGGCCAGCCCGGCGTCGTCGTGGTTGGTCTCCGCGAGGGCCGCGACCGCACGCGACACGCCGATGCCGTAGGAGCCCATCGTGACGGTCACGGCCTTGCCGTTCTCGTTCAGCACCTTGAGCCCGAGCGCCTCGGCGTACTTGCGGCCGAGCGCGAAGATGTGGCCGATCTCGATGCCACGGGCGAGCTCGAGCGGACCGGAGCCGTCGGGCGCCGGGTCCCCCGCCCGGACCTCGGCGGCCTCGACGGTGTCGTCCCCGACGAAGTCCCGACCGGCGACGAGGTCGAAGACGTGCCGGCCCGGGGCGTCGGCACCTGTGATCCAGCGGGTGCCGTCCACGATGCGCGGGTCGAGCAGGTACCGGACGGCGTCGGGCCGACCGGTGTTGGCCCGGCCGAGGGCACCGGGGCCGATGTACCCCTTGACGAGCTCGGGGTGCCGGGCGAAGTCGGCGTCACCGGCCGCCTCGACGGCGGCAGGGGCGAGGGCGGCCTCGAGGCGCTTGAGGTCCACCTCGCGGTCCCCCGGCAGGCCGATGGCGACCAGCTCGCGCTCACCGTCCGGGTGGTCGAGCGCGACGACGACGTTCTTGAGCGTGTCCGCGGCCGTCCACGGCCGGTCCGGACGGGCGAACTGCTCGTTGGCCCGCGCGACGAGCGTGCTGATCGTCGGGGTGTCGGGCGTGTCCTCCACGTGCGCCGCCGGGGCTTCGCCGTACGGGACCGCGGCCGGGACCTGGGTGGTGACCGCCTCGACGTTGGCGGCGTACCCGCCGGCCGACCGGACGAAGGTGTCCTCGCCGATCGGGGTCGGCATGAG from Cellulomonas sp. KRMCY2 includes:
- a CDS encoding proline--tRNA ligase, whose amino-acid sequence is MLLRMSTLFLRTLREDPVDAEVPSHRLLVRAGYIRRAAPGIYTWLPLGLRVLAKVERVVREEMDAIGAQEVHFPALLPREPYEATGRWTEYGPNVFRVKDRREAEYLLAPTHEEVFTLLVKDLYSSYKDLPLALYQIQTKYRDEARPRAGLLRGREFIMKDAYSFDVDDAGLEAAYLRQREAYQRIFTRLGMDFVVVSAVSGAMGGSRSEEFLMPTPIGEDTFVRSAGGYAANVEAVTTQVPAAVPYGEAPAAHVEDTPDTPTISTLVARANEQFARPDRPWTAADTLKNVVVALDHPDGERELVAIGLPGDREVDLKRLEAALAPAAVEAAGDADFARHPELVKGYIGPGALGRANTGRPDAVRYLLDPRIVDGTRWITGADAPGRHVFDLVAGRDFVGDDTVEAAEVRAGDPAPDGSGPLELARGIEIGHIFALGRKYAEALGLKVLNENGKAVTVTMGSYGIGVSRAVAALAETNHDDAGLAWPIGVAPAQVHIVATGKDAAVFAACEELAADLHGQRVEVLYDDRFKVSPGVKFADAELLGVPVIVVVGRGLAEGVVEVRLRRPADAGLPAGERPAAEQVPVADAAARIGGIVAELLEA